In Acidimicrobiales bacterium, one genomic interval encodes:
- a CDS encoding TetR/AcrR family transcriptional regulator yields the protein MNWRATVHDGPLAESALSSPVSSRTGDGRSARGARERAQSRQRILSSVRDIAAADAGTELKIEDIARVAGCSRATVHNHFPHAIPGIFEALAVETIETAIRRYRIDSEKYSGLDKPRHFIGLTADEFYRAGDLAVVMVRASVDQATDSPWPWGLGYQTTIDCYDEAAEDDDLPGTSADLAEVTHIHFYGSVYLWALGRLDGDRFLQSAKSSVDLALNALQASR from the coding sequence GTGAACTGGAGAGCAACTGTGCACGACGGGCCGCTGGCCGAGAGTGCATTGAGTTCACCGGTTTCGTCGCGGACAGGCGACGGCCGGTCTGCTCGTGGTGCCCGTGAACGTGCCCAGAGTCGACAGCGCATCCTGTCGTCTGTTCGTGACATTGCGGCGGCCGACGCTGGTACCGAACTGAAGATCGAGGACATCGCGCGAGTCGCCGGCTGTTCCCGGGCCACAGTTCACAACCACTTCCCCCACGCGATCCCCGGCATCTTCGAAGCGCTGGCTGTCGAGACCATCGAGACAGCCATCCGCCGTTATCGGATTGATTCAGAGAAGTACTCCGGCCTCGACAAGCCCCGGCACTTCATAGGTTTGACTGCAGACGAGTTCTACAGGGCCGGCGATCTAGCCGTCGTGATGGTCAGAGCTTCAGTTGACCAGGCCACAGACAGTCCTTGGCCCTGGGGTCTCGGATACCAGACCACGATCGACTGCTACGACGAAGCAGCTGAAGATGACGACCTGCCAGGTACATCCGCGGACCTAGCAGAGGTCACACACATCCACTTCTACGGTTCCGTCTACCTGTGGGCGCTCGGCAGACTCGACGGCGACAGGTTCCTTCAATCCGCGAAAAGCAGTGTTGACCTGGCCTTAAACGCATTGCAGGCCAGCCGATGA